A part of bacterium genomic DNA contains:
- a CDS encoding chemotaxis protein CheX, with the protein MTTDRLANSLSDAAAQALEMSAFMVPTRNLSDEQRAMPLDVAVAVDIRGPRRGRMVFAVSRGILAELAANMLGDDVPLPLDQQRDALGEMLNIICGAFLPSLEDDDGTYSISSPRPATFEEESAEGAIVVHFGVEDGRAALSLRLE; encoded by the coding sequence ATGACGACGGACCGACTGGCGAACTCTCTTTCTGACGCCGCCGCCCAGGCGCTCGAAATGTCGGCGTTCATGGTGCCGACGCGGAACCTCTCCGACGAGCAGCGCGCGATGCCGCTGGACGTCGCGGTCGCCGTGGACATCCGCGGCCCGCGGCGCGGGCGGATGGTCTTCGCGGTGTCGCGCGGCATCCTCGCCGAGCTGGCCGCGAACATGCTCGGCGACGACGTGCCGCTGCCGCTCGACCAGCAGCGCGACGCCTTGGGGGAGATGCTGAACATCATCTGCGGCGCGTTCCTGCCGAGCCTCGAGGACGACGACGGCACCTACTCGATCTCCTCGCCGCGGCCGGCGACGTTCGAGGAGGAAAGCGCCGAGGGGGCGATCGTCGTCCACTTCGGCGTCGAGGACGGACGCGCGGCGCTGTCGC